In Bradyrhizobium lablabi, one DNA window encodes the following:
- the secE gene encoding preprotein translocase subunit SecE, with translation MAFSPFKFLQEVRSETAKVTWPTRRETTITTIMVFVMVALASIFFFASDQIIRFLVTFILGIH, from the coding sequence ATGGCTTTCAGCCCGTTCAAATTCCTGCAGGAAGTGCGCTCGGAGACCGCCAAGGTCACCTGGCCGACCCGCCGCGAGACGACGATTACCACCATCATGGTGTTTGTGATGGTGGCGCTGGCTTCGATCTTCTTCTTCGCCTCGGATCAGATCATCCGTTTCCTCGTCACCTTCATACTCGGCATCCACTGA
- the nusG gene encoding transcription termination/antitermination protein NusG, translated as MDKRWYIVHAYSNFEKKVAESIREQSKQRGLDELFEQVLVPTEKVTEVRRGRKVDAERKFFPGYVLVKMKLTDEAFHLIKNTPKVTGFLGAENKPMPISEAEAMRILHQVQEGVERPKASVSFEIGENVRVADGPFASFSGVVEEIDEARSRVKVAVSIFGRATPVELEFGQVEKV; from the coding sequence ATGGACAAGCGCTGGTATATCGTCCACGCCTATTCGAACTTCGAAAAGAAGGTGGCGGAATCGATCCGCGAGCAGTCGAAGCAGCGCGGGCTCGATGAACTGTTCGAGCAGGTGCTGGTGCCGACCGAAAAGGTCACCGAAGTCCGCCGCGGCCGCAAGGTCGACGCCGAGCGCAAGTTTTTCCCGGGCTATGTCCTGGTCAAGATGAAGCTGACCGACGAGGCGTTTCATCTTATCAAGAATACCCCGAAGGTGACGGGCTTCCTCGGCGCGGAAAACAAGCCGATGCCGATCTCCGAAGCGGAAGCCATGCGGATCCTGCATCAGGTGCAGGAAGGCGTGGAGCGCCCGAAGGCGTCGGTGTCGTTCGAGATCGGCGAGAATGTGCGCGTGGCCGACGGCCCGTTCGCCTCGTTCTCGGGCGTGGTCGAGGAAATCGACGAGGCGCGCTCGCGCGTGAAGGTCGCGGTCTCGATCTTCGGCCGCGCCACGCCGGTCGAACTGGAATTCGGTCAGGTCGAGAAGGTCTGA
- the rplK gene encoding 50S ribosomal protein L11, producing the protein MAKKVTGYLKLQVPAGAANPSPPIGPALGQRGLNIMEFCKAFNAQTQKEEKNTPIPVVITIYADRSFTFEMKTPPMSFFLKQAAKIQSGSKAPGRDKAGAVTRAQVREIAEKKMKDLNCDTIEAAMKMVEGSARSMGLEVAG; encoded by the coding sequence ATGGCAAAGAAAGTGACCGGATACCTGAAATTGCAGGTGCCGGCGGGTGCTGCGAATCCGTCGCCCCCGATCGGCCCCGCGCTTGGTCAGCGCGGCCTCAACATCATGGAATTCTGCAAGGCGTTCAACGCGCAGACGCAGAAGGAAGAGAAGAATACCCCGATTCCCGTGGTGATCACGATCTACGCCGATCGTTCCTTCACCTTCGAGATGAAGACGCCCCCGATGTCGTTCTTCCTCAAGCAGGCCGCCAAAATCCAGTCCGGGTCGAAAGCCCCGGGCCGCGACAAGGCGGGTGCGGTGACACGCGCGCAGGTGCGCGAGATCGCCGAGAAGAAGATGAAGGATCTCAATTGCGATACCATCGAAGCGGCCATGAAGATGGTCGAGGGCTCCGCCCGGTCGATGGGTCTTGAAGTTGCGGGGTAA
- the rplA gene encoding 50S ribosomal protein L1 yields MAIGKRLKKAREGVDREKLYPLADAIKMVKERAKSKFDETVEIAINLGVDPRHADQMVRGVVTLPNGTGRTLRVGVFARGAKAEEAKAAGADVVGAEDLVEKVQGGNIDFDRCIATPDMMPLVGRLGKVLGPRGMMPNPKIGTVTMDVANAVKGAKGGSVEFRVEKAGIVQAGIGKASFSEEKLVQNVKALADAVAKAKPAGAKGTYIQRVAVSSTMGPGVKVEPGSLLG; encoded by the coding sequence ATGGCAATCGGAAAACGTTTGAAGAAGGCCCGCGAGGGCGTCGACCGCGAAAAGCTCTATCCGCTCGCGGATGCCATCAAGATGGTCAAAGAGCGCGCCAAGTCGAAGTTCGACGAGACCGTCGAGATCGCGATCAATCTCGGGGTCGATCCGCGTCACGCCGACCAGATGGTGCGTGGCGTCGTCACCTTGCCGAACGGTACCGGCCGCACCTTGCGGGTCGGCGTGTTCGCGCGCGGCGCCAAGGCCGAGGAAGCCAAGGCCGCGGGGGCTGACGTCGTCGGCGCCGAGGACCTCGTGGAAAAAGTGCAGGGCGGCAACATCGACTTCGACCGCTGCATCGCGACCCCCGACATGATGCCGCTGGTCGGCCGGTTGGGTAAGGTGCTCGGACCGCGCGGCATGATGCCGAACCCGAAGATCGGCACCGTGACCATGGACGTCGCCAACGCCGTGAAGGGCGCCAAGGGCGGTTCGGTCGAATTCCGCGTCGAGAAGGCGGGCATCGTCCAGGCCGGTATCGGCAAGGCGTCATTCTCGGAAGAAAAGCTGGTGCAGAACGTCAAGGCGCTCGCGGACGCGGTTGCAAAAGCAAAACCGGCCGGCGCCAAGGGCACCTACATCCAGCGCGTCGCGGTCTCCTCCACCATGGGGCCGGGCGTCAAGGTTGAGCCGGGAAGCCTGCTCGGTTAA
- a CDS encoding 2-hydroxyacid dehydrogenase, whose translation MPQKVLIFSRFPKALMLRIGERFDLLDAAGKPPNEVFSTDELSGIRAMITAGGTPLGGGMMDMMPKLGAIVCYGTGYDGVDLAAAAGRKIVVGHSPGANAASVADIAVTLMLAVTRRLLPADNYVRSGNWSDAKPSPLMRPQPGNPGRKVGIYGMGEIGRKIAARVAAFECEVAYFSRSRHDVPYQYLPSLEALAEWCSVLMIAVRAGADTHHAVNANILQKLGKDGYVVNIARGSAIDQQALVAALADETIAGAGLDVYEKEPHAPDVLTAFPNVVLTPHVGGHTLDAHTAMQNCVIANLEAYFAGRPLPYAVRNL comes from the coding sequence ATGCCCCAAAAAGTCCTGATCTTTTCGCGATTCCCCAAGGCACTGATGCTGCGGATCGGCGAACGTTTTGACCTCCTGGACGCCGCCGGCAAGCCGCCGAACGAGGTTTTCAGCACGGACGAGCTCTCCGGCATCCGCGCGATGATCACGGCCGGCGGCACGCCACTCGGCGGTGGCATGATGGACATGATGCCGAAGCTCGGTGCGATCGTCTGCTACGGCACAGGTTACGATGGCGTCGATCTCGCGGCAGCCGCCGGGCGTAAGATCGTGGTCGGACACAGTCCGGGCGCGAACGCTGCATCGGTCGCCGACATCGCGGTGACGCTGATGCTGGCGGTGACGCGGCGGCTATTGCCGGCGGACAATTATGTCCGGAGCGGCAACTGGTCGGATGCAAAACCGTCGCCCTTGATGCGGCCGCAGCCCGGCAATCCCGGCCGCAAGGTCGGCATCTACGGCATGGGCGAGATCGGCCGCAAGATCGCGGCCCGCGTCGCGGCATTCGAGTGCGAGGTGGCCTATTTCAGCCGCAGCCGGCACGACGTGCCCTACCAATATCTGCCAAGCCTGGAAGCGCTGGCGGAATGGTGCAGCGTCCTGATGATCGCAGTCCGCGCCGGCGCCGACACCCATCACGCGGTCAATGCAAACATCCTGCAAAAGCTCGGCAAGGACGGCTATGTCGTCAACATCGCGCGCGGCTCGGCGATCGATCAGCAGGCGTTGGTCGCAGCGCTCGCGGATGAGACCATCGCCGGCGCCGGCCTCGACGTCTACGAGAAGGAGCCGCATGCGCCGGACGTGCTGACGGCGTTTCCGAACGTGGTGCTGACCCCCCATGTCGGCGGCCACACGCTCGATGCGCACACCGCGATGCAGAACTGCGTGATCGCCAATCTCGAGGCATATTTTGCGGGCAGGCCGCTGCCCTATGCGGTTCGGAACCTCTGA
- the rplJ gene encoding 50S ribosomal protein L10: MERAAKKDAVDELNGLFKTTSVAIVAHYSGLTVAQMQKLRMQMKQAGASVKVSKNRLAKIALEGTDVVAIGPLLKGPTVIATSNDPVAAPKVAVEFAKTNEQFVILGGSMGKTVLNVDGVKALASLPSLDELRGKIVGLLVAPATKIAQLTTAPAAKLARVVQAYASKSEAA; this comes from the coding sequence GTGGAAAGAGCGGCAAAAAAAGACGCGGTCGATGAGCTGAACGGTCTGTTCAAGACCACCAGCGTCGCGATCGTGGCTCATTATTCCGGCCTCACCGTGGCCCAGATGCAGAAGCTGCGTATGCAGATGAAGCAGGCGGGCGCCTCGGTGAAGGTCTCGAAGAACCGTCTCGCCAAAATTGCTCTTGAAGGCACGGACGTCGTTGCCATCGGTCCCCTGTTGAAGGGGCCGACCGTGATCGCGACTTCAAACGATCCGGTAGCGGCGCCGAAGGTTGCCGTCGAATTCGCCAAGACGAACGAGCAGTTCGTCATTCTCGGCGGATCGATGGGCAAAACCGTCCTGAATGTCGATGGCGTGAAGGCGCTTGCCTCGCTGCCTTCGCTCGATGAGTTGCGTGGCAAGATCGTCGGCCTCCTGGTGGCGCCGGCAACCAAGATCGCCCAGCTCACGACCGCGCCCGCAGCCAAGCTCGCGCGCGTTGTTCAGGCCTATGCCTCAAAGAGCGAAGCGGCGTGA
- the rplL gene encoding 50S ribosomal protein L7/L12, producing the protein MADLQKIVDDLSSLTVLEAAELAKLLEEKWGVSAAAAVAVAGPAGGGAAAAPAEEKTEFTVVLAAAGEKKIEVIKEVRAITGLGLKEAKDLVEGAPKPVKEGVNKDEAEKVKAQLEKAGAKVELK; encoded by the coding sequence ATGGCTGACTTACAGAAGATTGTAGACGACCTCTCGAGCCTGACCGTGCTCGAAGCCGCCGAGCTCGCAAAGCTCCTTGAAGAAAAGTGGGGCGTGTCGGCTGCGGCTGCCGTCGCGGTTGCCGGCCCCGCCGGTGGTGGGGCTGCTGCGGCTCCCGCCGAAGAAAAGACCGAGTTCACGGTCGTGCTCGCCGCCGCCGGCGAGAAGAAGATCGAAGTCATCAAGGAAGTCCGCGCCATCACCGGCCTCGGCCTCAAGGAAGCCAAGGACCTCGTCGAAGGTGCGCCGAAGCCTGTCAAGGAAGGCGTCAACAAGGACGAAGCCGAGAAGGTCAAGGCCCAGCTCGAAAAGGCTGGCGCCAAGGTTGAGCTGAAGTAA
- the rpoB gene encoding DNA-directed RNA polymerase subunit beta, protein MAQQTFTGRKRVRKFFGHIKEVAEMPNLIEVQKASYDQFLMVDEPPGGRLDEGLQAVFRSVFPISDFSGTSMLEFVRYEFEPPKYDVDECRQRGMTYAAPLKVTLRLIVFDIDEETGAKSVKDIKEQDVYMGDIPLMTMNGTFVVNGTERVIVSQMHRSPGVFFDHDKGKTHSSGKLLFAARVIPYRGSWLDIEFDAKDIVFARIDRRRKIPVTSLMFALGLDGEQILSTFYKKISFKRTKDGWRVPFDAARFRGYSTINDLIDADTGKVVLEAGKKLTVRAARQLQEKGLKALRLSDEELVGNYLAEDLVNPKTGEIYAEAGEEITEKSLKALNEHGYKELPLLDIDHVNVGAYIRNTLHADKNMTREDALFDIYRVMRPGEPPTIDSAQTMFQSLFFDSERYDLSAVGRVKMNMRLELDAPDTHRTLRKEDILAVIKTLVDLRDGKGEIDDIDHLGNRRVRSVGELMENQYRIGLLRMERAIKERMSSVDIDTVMPQDLINAKPAAAAVREFFGSSQLSQFMDQTNPLSEITHKRRLSALGPGGLTRERAGFEVRDVHPTHYGRICPIETPEGPNIGLINSLATFARVNKYGFVETPYRKVKDGRVTDEVVYLSAMEEGRYHVAQANVALDNRGRFTDDLVVCRHAGDVLMITPDKVDYMDVSPKQLVSVAAALIPFLENDDANRALMGSNMQRQAVPLVRAEAPFVGTGMEGVVARDSGAAIAARRTGVIDQIDATRIVIRATEDLDPTKSGVDIYRLMKYQRSNQSTCINQRPLVKVGDVVKKGDIIADGPSTDLGELALGRNVLVAFMPWNGYNFEDSILLSERIVKDDVFTSIHIEEFEVMARDTKLGPEEITRDIPNVSEEALKNLDEAGIVYIGAEVRAGDILVGKITPKGESPMTPEEKLLRAIFGEKASDVRDTSLRVPPGVQGTIVEVRVFNRHGVDKDERALAIEREEIERLAKDRDDEQAILDRNVYSRLAELLENRQGIAGPKGFKKDTKITRAVLDEHPRSQWWMFASPNDKLMAEIEAMRKQYDESKRGLEQRFLDKVEKLQRGDELPPGVMKMVKVFVAVKRKIQPGDKMAGRHGNKGVVSKIVPIEDMPFLEDGTHADIVLNPLGVPSRMNVGQILETHLGWACAGLGKRIGQTVDAYLATAKQDTRPLKETLKKIYGDDETIKSLSDSELMELGRNLSHGVPIATPVFDGAKEADIEEMLKLAGLDASGQSTVYDGRTGDAFDRKVTVGYIYMLKLHHLVDDKIHARSIGPYSLVTQQPLGGKAQFGGQRFGEMEVWALEAYGAAYTLQEMLTVKSDDVAGRTKVYEAIVRGDDTFEAGIPESFNVLVKEMRSLGLNVDLHNSKLGGATTSEAAE, encoded by the coding sequence ATGGCGCAGCAGACATTCACCGGTCGCAAACGCGTTCGCAAGTTCTTCGGACATATCAAGGAAGTCGCAGAGATGCCGAACCTGATCGAGGTTCAGAAGGCGTCCTATGACCAGTTCTTGATGGTCGACGAACCGCCGGGCGGCCGGCTGGACGAGGGCCTGCAGGCGGTGTTCCGCTCGGTGTTCCCGATTTCGGATTTCTCCGGCACCTCGATGCTGGAATTCGTCCGCTACGAGTTCGAGCCGCCGAAATATGACGTCGACGAGTGCCGCCAGCGCGGCATGACCTATGCTGCGCCGCTGAAGGTGACGCTGCGCCTGATCGTGTTCGATATCGACGAGGAAACCGGCGCCAAATCGGTCAAGGACATCAAGGAGCAGGACGTCTACATGGGCGATATCCCGCTCATGACGATGAACGGCACCTTCGTCGTCAACGGCACCGAGCGCGTCATCGTCTCGCAGATGCACCGTTCGCCCGGCGTGTTCTTCGACCACGACAAGGGCAAGACCCACTCCTCGGGCAAACTCCTGTTTGCCGCGCGCGTGATTCCCTATCGCGGTTCCTGGCTCGATATCGAATTCGACGCCAAGGACATCGTGTTCGCGCGCATCGACCGCCGCCGCAAGATCCCGGTGACGTCGCTGATGTTCGCGCTCGGCCTCGACGGCGAGCAGATTCTCTCGACCTTCTACAAGAAGATCAGCTTCAAGAGGACCAAGGATGGCTGGCGCGTGCCGTTCGACGCCGCCCGTTTCCGCGGTTACTCCACCATCAACGATTTGATCGATGCCGACACCGGCAAGGTCGTGCTGGAAGCCGGCAAGAAGCTCACCGTGCGCGCCGCGCGCCAGCTCCAGGAAAAGGGGCTGAAGGCGCTGCGCCTGTCGGATGAGGAACTGGTCGGCAACTATCTGGCCGAGGACCTCGTCAATCCGAAGACCGGCGAAATCTATGCCGAAGCCGGCGAGGAAATTACCGAGAAGTCGCTGAAGGCGCTCAACGAGCACGGCTACAAGGAATTGCCGCTGCTCGACATCGACCATGTCAATGTCGGCGCCTATATCCGCAACACGCTGCACGCCGACAAGAACATGACGCGGGAAGACGCGCTGTTCGACATCTATCGCGTGATGCGTCCCGGCGAGCCGCCGACCATCGATTCCGCGCAGACCATGTTCCAGTCGCTGTTTTTCGACAGTGAGCGCTACGACCTGTCCGCGGTCGGCCGCGTCAAGATGAACATGCGCCTCGAGCTCGATGCGCCCGACACCCATCGCACGCTGCGCAAGGAAGACATCCTCGCCGTCATCAAGACCCTGGTCGATCTGCGCGACGGCAAGGGCGAGATCGACGACATCGACCATCTCGGCAACCGCCGCGTGCGTTCGGTCGGCGAATTGATGGAGAACCAGTACCGCATCGGCCTGTTGCGCATGGAGCGCGCGATCAAGGAGCGGATGTCCAGTGTCGATATCGACACCGTGATGCCGCAGGACCTGATCAACGCCAAGCCGGCGGCCGCCGCGGTGCGCGAGTTCTTCGGCTCCTCGCAGCTCTCGCAGTTCATGGACCAGACCAACCCGCTGTCGGAGATCACCCACAAGCGCCGGCTCTCGGCGCTTGGCCCGGGCGGTCTGACCCGCGAGCGCGCCGGCTTCGAGGTGCGCGACGTGCATCCGACGCATTACGGCCGGATCTGCCCGATCGAGACGCCCGAAGGCCCGAATATCGGCCTGATCAACTCGCTCGCCACCTTTGCGCGCGTGAACAAGTATGGCTTCGTCGAAACGCCCTATCGCAAGGTCAAGGACGGCCGCGTCACCGACGAGGTGGTCTATCTTTCGGCGATGGAAGAGGGCCGCTATCACGTTGCGCAAGCCAACGTCGCGCTGGATAACCGTGGCCGCTTCACCGACGACCTCGTGGTCTGCCGCCATGCCGGCGACGTCTTGATGATCACGCCGGACAAGGTCGACTATATGGACGTGTCGCCGAAGCAGCTGGTTTCGGTCGCAGCTGCCCTGATCCCGTTCCTCGAGAACGACGACGCCAACCGCGCGCTGATGGGCTCGAACATGCAGCGTCAGGCGGTGCCGTTGGTGCGTGCCGAGGCGCCGTTTGTCGGCACCGGCATGGAAGGCGTGGTCGCCCGCGACTCCGGCGCTGCGATCGCGGCACGCCGCACCGGCGTGATCGACCAGATCGACGCCACCCGTATCGTGATCCGCGCCACCGAGGATCTCGATCCGACCAAGTCGGGCGTCGATATCTACCGGCTGATGAAGTACCAGCGCTCCAACCAGTCGACCTGCATCAACCAGCGTCCGCTGGTGAAGGTCGGCGACGTCGTCAAGAAGGGCGACATCATTGCCGACGGTCCCTCGACCGATCTCGGCGAGCTCGCGCTCGGCCGCAACGTGCTGGTCGCGTTCATGCCGTGGAACGGCTACAACTTCGAAGACTCGATCCTGCTCTCGGAGCGGATCGTGAAGGACGACGTCTTCACCTCGATCCACATCGAGGAATTCGAGGTGATGGCCCGCGACACCAAGCTTGGTCCCGAGGAGATCACCCGCGACATTCCGAACGTTTCGGAAGAAGCGCTGAAGAACCTCGACGAAGCCGGCATCGTCTATATCGGCGCGGAAGTGCGCGCCGGCGACATCCTGGTCGGCAAGATCACGCCGAAGGGCGAGAGCCCGATGACGCCGGAAGAGAAGCTGTTGCGCGCGATCTTCGGCGAAAAGGCCTCCGACGTCCGCGACACCTCGCTGCGGGTGCCGCCGGGCGTGCAGGGCACGATCGTCGAAGTACGCGTCTTCAACCGCCACGGCGTCGACAAGGACGAGCGTGCGCTGGCGATCGAGCGGGAAGAGATCGAGCGTCTGGCAAAGGACCGCGACGACGAGCAGGCGATTTTGGACCGCAACGTCTATAGCCGCCTCGCCGAGCTCCTGGAAAACCGCCAGGGCATCGCCGGTCCGAAGGGATTCAAGAAGGACACCAAGATCACCCGCGCGGTGCTCGATGAGCATCCGCGGTCGCAATGGTGGATGTTTGCGTCCCCCAACGACAAGCTGATGGCCGAAATCGAGGCGATGCGGAAGCAGTACGACGAGTCGAAGCGGGGCCTTGAACAGCGCTTCCTCGACAAGGTCGAGAAACTGCAGCGTGGCGACGAATTGCCGCCCGGCGTGATGAAGATGGTGAAAGTCTTCGTCGCGGTGAAGCGCAAGATCCAGCCCGGCGACAAGATGGCCGGCCGTCACGGCAACAAGGGCGTGGTGTCCAAGATCGTTCCGATCGAGGACATGCCGTTCCTCGAGGACGGCACGCATGCGGACATCGTGCTCAATCCGCTCGGCGTGCCGAGCCGGATGAACGTCGGTCAGATTCTCGAGACCCATCTCGGCTGGGCCTGCGCCGGCCTCGGCAAGCGCATCGGCCAGACGGTCGATGCCTATCTTGCCACCGCCAAGCAGGACACCAGGCCGCTGAAGGAGACCTTGAAGAAGATCTACGGCGACGACGAGACCATCAAATCGCTGAGCGACAGCGAGCTGATGGAGCTTGGCCGCAATCTGAGCCACGGCGTGCCGATCGCAACGCCGGTGTTCGACGGCGCAAAGGAAGCCGACATCGAGGAGATGCTAAAGCTTGCCGGTCTCGACGCCTCCGGACAATCGACCGTCTATGACGGCCGGACCGGCGACGCCTTCGACCGCAAGGTGACGGTGGGCTACATCTATATGCTCAAGCTGCATCACCTCGTCGACGACAAGATCCATGCGCGTTCGATCGGACCGTACTCGCTCGTCACCCAGCAGCCGCTGGGCGGCAAGGCGCAGTTCGGCGGGCAACGATTCGGCGAAATGGAAGTGTGGGCGCTGGAAGCTTACGGCGCGGCCTACACGCTCCAGGAAATGCTGACCGTGAAGTCGGACGACGTCGCCGGCCGTACCAAGGTGTACGAGGCGATCGTGCGCGGCGACGACACGTTCGAGGCCGGTATCCCGGAATCGTTCAACGTGCTGGTCAAGGAAATGCGTTCGCTCGGTCTCAACGTCGACCTGCACAACTCCAAGCTGGGTGGTGCGACGACGTCGGAGGCGGCGGAGTAA